The genome window CTCGACTACATCCCCAACGCGGCCGCGCGCAGCCTGATCACGCGGCGCTCGAACCTGGTGGCCGTCATCATTTCCAACTTGGCCAACCTGTACTATCCGCAAGCGCTGTCCGACCTGAGCCAGCAAATCGCCCGCCTGGGCAAGCGTCTATTATTGTTTACCCTGGAGCGCGAAGCCGATATCGGCAAGGTCTTGTGCGACGTATGGCAATACCAGGTCGATGGCGCCGTCGTGGCCGCCGGCCTGTCGGACGAGCAGATGCTTGAGTTCGGCCGGCGCGACGTGCCGCTGGTGCTGTTCAACCGCAGCCCGCGCGAGCACGCCGTGCATGCCGTGCTGTGCGACCAGGGGGAAGCGGCGCGCCTGCTCGTGTCGCGCCTGGCCGAGGCGGGTCACCGCCAGTTCGCCGTCATCGACGGCCCCGGCGACTCGGCCGTGGCGCAGGAACGCAAGGCCGGCGTGTTGGACCGCCTGTTCACGCTGGGCTTGCCCGCGCCCATCGTCGTCAGCGGCAACTACGATTACGCCAGCGGCGGACGGGGCTTGCGCAAGGTCATCGACCGCCTGGGCCGCGTGCCGGACGCCGTCATTTGCGGCAACGACATCATGGCCATCGGCTGCCTGGACACGGCGCGCCACCAGATGGGCATCCAGGTGCCGCTGCAAATGTCCGTGGCCGGCTTCGACGCGCTGGAAGCATCGGGCTGGCTCAGCTACGACATCACCACCCTGCGCCAGCCCGTGCAAAAGATGGCCACCGACGCCGTCGCCATGCTGGGAGAATTAATGGAACGGCGCGGCGGCAACACCGAACGGCGCCGCTATTGTTCGTATCTGGTGGAGGGGAGCACGGCCAGGCTGACCAGCGAACCTCAGCGTTTCGGCATGATGGCCGCAGCCTGAAAAACGCCCATGGCGTTGTTGCCTGCCCCTCGCCGTACTCGCGTACTGTCTTCGGGGCGGCGCCTAGCCCTGGGCGTTTTTCAGACGTTCATAGTTCGCACACAAAACCTTGCACATAAAAAAACCTCGCATCGTTGCGAGGTTTTAGCGTTCTGCCGCATTGAATATCAACCAAAGATTTTGCCCTTGAGCATATTCAAGCCCTGGCTGACGAGGTCATTACCTTCTGGCACTTGACCGTTCGGCGTCAGCTTGTCGATCAGCTGGGGCAGCAAGGCTGCCAGGCCGCCCGAGGCCGCGTCCGGTGCGACGCCAGCTTTTTCAGCGATCTGCGTGATGGTGTCGGCACCCAGCGCATCCTTGATCTGTTCGCCGGAAACGGGCGCATTGGCGCCGGTGCCGATCCAGCTGGCCACCTGGTCGCCCAGGCCGCTTTCCTGGAATTTCTGCAGCAGGCCCGGCAAGCCGCCATGCTGGTTGACCAGGTCCATCACGCTGGCCATCAGCCCCGATGGCGCTTCCCCATCCGCGCCCTTGTTGCCCAAAGCGCTCATCGCCTGTCCTGCAAGTTGATCTAGCAAACTCATCGTATTCTCCTGAACGCTGTCAATCAGTGCCGCGCATAGCGGCGTCCGGTTTAGTCGGCAACAATTCTCCGACATACACAACAATTATACTATGAATAATTATAATGTTACATTTACAATGTAACAGGCGAATCAAAAACAATCTCTGCCGTAGCTGCGCCCACCTCCATCATATTTAGTTCGGCACAACATGCAAGCGTAAATTGACGGTTCACAGAAACGTGTAAAATTAATTTTCCTACTTACTGAGGAGTATCAATACATGAACATCAATAAAGCGGTAGACAAAGCCTACGAGAAAAAAACGTTCAAGGAAATCGCCGATGCGCCCGTCGATGCGCTGCAAGGCGTGAGCGAAAAAGATGCGGAGTTGCTCAAGCAAGCGTTCAATATCAAGACCGTGCGCGACCTGGCAAACCTGAAATACGCGAAGTGGGCGCGCGCCATCGTCACCCTGGCCGACACGGAAGAATAGACGGGGCCATGCCGCAGGCATTCCCGTCAGCACGGCCCCCCCCCCGCCGGCGGGCTTTTTTACGCCATGGCGGCTGGCAAGCCGGTCGCCGCGCGGAGGCTTCATTGCCCACGCCGCTGACCCTGCCCGGCATCTGCTGGCCCCTACAAGCGAGCACGGGCGATCTTGCCGTCGCCACCTCCCACATCACGGGACACTTTCGCGCCGGCGCGGGCTTCGATGCCATCATCGTGTGCGATCTGTTACCCGCCGGAAAGTTTCGCAATGGCGCGTCGCGCCACTGGTGCCGCACGCACCAGTGCTACTGGGGCACGCAAGCCGACCTGGCCGACTGGCAAGCGACGCGGCAGATGCGCTGCCGCCAGCACGCCAGCCCCATGGGCTATGTGCTGTATCCGCAACTGTTCGATCCCATGCGGTTTCATGCCACCACCTTGCGCCTGGGCCCCGATGGCTTGCTGCAACTGCGCGCCCGAACCGATGACGGCGGCGCCCAGTTCCACCGCGACCTGCCGGCCCTGGCCATCGACTGCCGCGCCCTGCCCGGCCTGTTTCCGCCCGACATAGTGCAGCTGAACCTCACGCCGCCCGCCGCGCAGGCGTTCGCCGCCGCCT of Janthinobacterium sp. PAMC25594 contains these proteins:
- a CDS encoding LacI family DNA-binding transcriptional regulator, with the protein product MRKKNTVAWTPGTTARPVPGAGRRVTSYDVALLAGVSQSAVSRCFKPGASISPATQAKVMQAAISLDYIPNAAARSLITRRSNLVAVIISNLANLYYPQALSDLSQQIARLGKRLLLFTLEREADIGKVLCDVWQYQVDGAVVAAGLSDEQMLEFGRRDVPLVLFNRSPREHAVHAVLCDQGEAARLLVSRLAEAGHRQFAVIDGPGDSAVAQERKAGVLDRLFTLGLPAPIVVSGNYDYASGGRGLRKVIDRLGRVPDAVICGNDIMAIGCLDTARHQMGIQVPLQMSVAGFDALEASGWLSYDITTLRQPVQKMATDAVAMLGELMERRGGNTERRRYCSYLVEGSTARLTSEPQRFGMMAAA
- a CDS encoding YidB family protein; this translates as MSLLDQLAGQAMSALGNKGADGEAPSGLMASVMDLVNQHGGLPGLLQKFQESGLGDQVASWIGTGANAPVSGEQIKDALGADTITQIAEKAGVAPDAASGGLAALLPQLIDKLTPNGQVPEGNDLVSQGLNMLKGKIFG